The region ATACAGAGTGACATGCCCATTacaacataaaaaattatcCTACAACTAAAACAATACATATGGATTCAAACTAGGCCTAATTTCTGAGCTCAAACGAGCCCGAAAACACAAAAATAGGGTTGGATTGGGCCCGGAGGGAGCTGGAATCGGGTCTAGAGAAGGGAAGAAGCAGGGTCACCATGCTGCTCACAATTCCAGCGGTGGAACTTTGCACTGGCGACGCCGTCAGTGTATTATGGCGGCGCCGGCAGTCCATCTAGCGACGACGTCGTCTTCGACTAGGGCAACACCATCGTTGTTTCGTCgttttttcatgcaaaaacactaaaaaacacACATGAAAACGAATAGGGAATTCAAATATCACGTACtgggattgttttaaactttttaaaatcgatTTGAGACACTTAAACAATTGATTTTATGACAATTTGAGCAAGAATACACCTAAGGCAAACAAGCATAAAACCACCCCAGCATGCATTTTCTAAGCATTATAACCGATTGAAATCGGGATACGGCATACAAAACACATCAAAACAGCCTATTAACATGCTTCTttatagggttaatgtcataaaaattcaccaactttacatgttttctcaatttaatcacatttgtttaaaacttctcataaaagtacaccaactttcattttttcctAAATTCATACAcagtggcactcattcattggttaaaaatgacttacacctcatctaattgcaccaatgaatgagtgccaagTCAACACCGtgtataaatttgagaaaaaaaatgaaagttggtgtatttttatgagaagttttaaggaacgtgattaaattgagaaaacgtgtaaagttggtgaatttttatgacattaccccttctctttaatttgtataaaaatttcatcaaaaacaCAAAGTTTGGAAATTATggcaaaaatcaataaaatagacTAATATGCATCCTAATACACAAACATTCAGCGATTGTAATGACTATGGAAAAAACAGTGACAGGAGATTATTGAGGGTCCTCAAAAGTACCGTTATGAGTCCTTGAATCATTTACTGGCGAATAATCCAGCTTTGAATATGCGCGTACAGCTCGTACTTGATTGATTAGAACGTTTCAGCTTCATTTTTAGGACTAAATATGAATGATTTGAGTGTGTGTGTGGATTTTTTTGGGTCTCTGTATTTTAGTCAAATTTTTGGTCCTTTGCTAAGCTTATTGACAGCTATATTTATAGTGACATAAGGTAACCTAGGGTTTCAAGGGTTAGGTTAATGTTAATTTACTATTctacctttttttaatttaattaaaggaGATAATTAATGAAGGAGTTTGGATTAGGAAAATCTACATTAAAAAGAATAAATCCCGTATTAAGACTTGATGGCTAAGTAAAATGTGCCTAAAAGTCAtttttggtgcccgaaagtgttTAAAAAGTCTCATAAGGCCATGTGGGTTTaagtatggtcaattttagtttgtaaaacttgcaaattggcttataaacttctaaaatattgcaattagtccaatttctggacttagactacaattTCTTCGGACTTTTATGGGCTATTGACagttaattatgttttaacCCTTCAAGTTCGCAACTGTCCACCGATTGCGCCTGCTTGAATTCCAGCAAACAAATCGGTAGCTCATCACCTGGAcgaatttctctggaaatcatcattggatgcttcagtcccttatcactttttacttgtccgaaaaataggtgtctacagttttccccctctttaacgagaattgatATTGTAGGTTAATTCTTGTTAAAGAATTAACTCGAAGTTAGATAAGAAACAAGGATACTGTCCACCATCGGAGGTACTCGCTCGCTGGTGGTTTAGTAATGGCCTAGCGTGAGCATTACCCGTCGTGGTGCATGATTTTGACTTCATGCCCTCTGGTTTTGATCTACTCCGCAACTGGCCGAGAGTAAGTCTTCTCAGCTGTTTTAAAGGTCGTTCATTGAGCTTGAACTGCCTGTTGTGTGCCCCCGTGGAATGGACCTATGAAATCTCAGCCGTCCTGAGAGTGATCCAATGGGTTGGACCTCTGGTAATTATCCTGTCCGATACTCCTTAGATTTGCAGAAGGGGCAGTACCCTCTGGCCTTCCCAAGAGCCACCTTATTGCGTAGGTGCCTGGATTTTATCCTGTTTGGAGCCTCTTAGGTTTGTAGAGGGAAAATCAACCCCTTGGTCGTCCTAAGGGCCACCCAATTATGTAGGTACCTAGATTCTGTAGTTATTACACACTTAGCGAAAGTGTATgaagtttatttgaactattGTAGACAATATCTAGGTGTCTTCTTGACACTAGATCCTCCTCTGCCCGAAGTCTGGCACGCAAGGTTAAACCATTGTTATGTTATCTAGGAGTTGTGTTCTGCATATACCGGATGGCGTGGCGATGTCTTTCTATCATTGGCCGCTTCGATCTCATCTATTGGGCAATTTTTCTGGTCTAATTCTCCAATAATATTCGTAATTTGTCCTCTAGAGAAACATTATTTCTAATCCAATCCTCTGGGGTAACTGTGTTTCTAATCCAGTCCTCTGGGGCAACTATGTTTCTAATCTAGTCCTATGGGAATGACTGTATTTCTAATTCAATCCTATTGGGGCGTTTTGTGCTCTGTATTGTAATCCTTTAGGGTGATTGTATTTCTGATCCTGTCCTCTAAGGATGGCTGCATTTCTAATTCGATCCTCTAGGGCATTTTGTGCTTTGTATTATAATTCTCTAGAGAATTTTCTGGTAGAATTCTCTGGGAATGTAATTTTGTTAGATCCTCTAGGAGTGTTCCAACTTATATTATGGAAAAAACCTTCTGGTTGCTCTACTGAAGATATTTTCCTTCTTTGCGCCCAAACGGGTACTTGTGTATTTATGATCCAGCGAGGTCTCTCCGGGGTATGACCTTGCGTGGTTTTTGTCTTCTAGCGGCCTTGTGCCATTTAAGAGAGTATTCTCTCCTCAtctttcattttcatttctttttccctttttgtatttctttgaatttgcaagtttactttttatttcgaaATATGGCACCACCATGGAGGTTTAAGGAGCCGTGTAGAGAGACCGACCGACAATCTATCTTGTATGCTTTGGTATTGGAGGCGGGCGAGGAGGTCCCACTTTCTACGTTTAGAACAACACTTATGCTCTGCTTTCCAGTCTGAGGTACGTTATATCGTGCTTTATCTCTTCGATAGACATTTCAATTGCGCgtatatttaaaatatgcaTGAAATGTACTCGAAATATGATCAAAAACGGGGTTGGTCCCCGAAAAAAGAGTTTGGGGTGTGAGAAATAAGTGGCGCCGGCGCCAGAATCATTGGCACTGCCGCCACTGTGCATTAGCGGCGCCGCTAGTATGTATTGGCGGCGCCGCCAATGTGACTAGCCCCTCGGTGACGGCGCCAGTTCTCCCTTGGCGTCTGTTTTCTGATGGATTTTTTCGCTTTTCCGATTTTGTTTCTGATGATTTTGACTTCGATTTTGGTCCTTTCCATGTTTTCAGGGTAGGAACCGTTCCGCACTTCTGGGAATTTTGTTGATACGCGTATCTGGTACGGTTCTTTGCCTCATGTTGTTCACTCTCAGGTGGATACCGTAGGCTTTGgtcgtgtaataccccgtaagtttgACGTTACTAatgtaaaaaatgaatattattttgaatagtTAAAGTGATACGAATGAAAGATTATCAGaggaattaaataaaagaagaccCGAGTAGCTCGATTTTGGAATTTCCAATAAGGAAAATTGGATAttagaatttataaaaaaaatatggaaaTGAGACTAAAGAAAGCCGTAAGGAAAGATAGAATAAAGTTAAGCTAATTCCCGAattggaaaataatattttaattcccggaaaatataatttaaatagattATTGACGGTAAGTAGTATTTAAAAATAGTGTATCGATCGATATTTGTTAAAGCAAAATAAGAAaggaaaagtaaggaaaataagtgttttagctcaaattggaaatCAAGCGTTTAAAccgaaatttattaaaataaattactggaaaataaaataataaggtatcagaatagtattatttatatggatataaataatacagaATTTATCGAGTTCAAACGATTAAGTGGTCAGAGGACTAAATTGAGCGAAATAAAAGTCAAGAAAGTGCATAGTTTGAGTTGACAAACTAAAGGACCAAAAGGGAAATTTTGCCCACCTATATAAGTCCACTAGCATATGAAAAATAGGTCATCTTCCTCAAATTTCCAGAAAACCCCATTAGAAGAAGAAACCCTCGTCTTCTTCAAACATGCAAAAATTTCCTGAACTCACCAAATATTCATTTCTCATccgtttcactttatttttgCGGCGTTGGAACGGGAAAAATGATACCTACAAATCTAAGGCTTCAATTCAAGGTTAGGATGAGGTTTTAATTTACATAATTGAGGGTTTAGGAGCTGTTCATGTTTGagtaaaatgtttaattaaaaatcataattcTTTTGATGTCTAGATGACTGTTTTGAGTGATTCTTGTTGCGTTGGATCGAGGAAAGTGATTTCTATCACCTAAGGGATGTCAATCAAGGTAATAATTGAATATCTTGGTTAGGGTTTGATGATGTTAGGGCTGTTTGTGTTATTGGATCGAAAGTTGATAGTTTTGATGTTTAAATCACATGTTATTAccaatttattgtttttataaacTGAATTATATTGGTGAGTTGTGAGAGTTGGCTATGTGTGTTGGTGTGTGTGCTTCTTGTAGACTGACTGGATTAAGGCATGGCTGCCACTCAGCTGGACTCCGTCCAACAGAGCTTCACGCCGTGCTGAGTGCAGCATGACGTGAAACTTGCCAGAATAAACCCTGGTGCCACGCACCAAGGCAAGCCATGGCAGTCCCTCCCCTTGCTGAACTGGGGAGGCAACAGTGATAGGGAGAAGGGTTAGGGCACCCTTCCCCTCGCGTCTCGAGCTCGTAATTCTCCTTGCTGACGTAGTTCGCCGTTGTTCAAAACTAGTTTAAACGAGTACCAAATTTGAATTGCGTTTGGTTAAAGAAAAAGAATGCTATATCAATTGAAGGAATTTAAGATGTATGGgttgttttaaacattaaaatactAAAGATTATAAATTAACGTTTAAGcattttttgtttaataagtAAAGTACGATATCAACTTTAAAGTACAGTTAATTGAGTTTAAAAGTTTGAGATAATATTAAAGAGATATCgagttaaataaatttattggaACTCGGCCTAAATTTATAACTTAAGAATTTAATATTGGAATTGATGTTTGTGAATTAAGCGTGTATATGGTATGATTTGTGATAGACGCATCGACCGACTTCAAAATTGACGTATTTGTCTTAACGGGATTCAACTTCATTTTGACATGAAAATAATTGGATAGCAAGCCGTGGGTATAGTTTactctcgcgtattattatgctataaatatattagtaaatattttgtatataacTTATTAATACATCGCATAACATAATAGTTTGTTGTGATTTGAAAATGTATGAATTAAATGATTATTCTACCGTGAGATACACAACATATGATTTAttatagggttaatgtcataaaaattcaccaactttatacgttttctcattttaatcacgtagtttaaattttctcattttcatgcacgaactatcactttttctcaaattcatacacaatgctgaggtgtcactgctccattggtgtaattcgctgaggtggaggttattttagatcaattaatgagggccacctcagcaccgtgcatgaatttgagaaaaagtggtagttcgtgcatgaaaatgagaaaatttaaactgcgtgattaaaatgagaaatcgtgtaaagttcgtgattttttttgacattaaccctttattatatagctatatatataagtatatgtatatatatatatatatatatatacatgtatgtatatatgtgtgtgtgtgtgtgtatatatatatctgtatgtgtgtgtgtgtgtgtgtgtgtgtatgtgtgtgtgtgtgtgtgtgtattgaTACGTTATGTTTggcaattaaattatgtattgattgattatatatttgtgaataaattatatatgtatcgATGAATGTGTTGGGAAATGAATTGCATATTTGGTGTTGGATCGAtttgtatatcgttttgttgttgtttgttcaATGTATAAGATTGGTGTACGATCCAAAGAAACAAGCTACccattggttgtcaataggaccgtgtgatcaccggtgttggTCGAGTCTAGATGTCTATATCTCAATGTGACTTAGTTTGGTCTGGATTCGTGCGATTTTAATGATGAAGTTtgaaggaggattatgtttggcagatacgaggttactcagtggaactatctcgggacatATATCTGgtgagttaactcggttgaactatctcgggactcacaacttgggattaaacAGTTGCATGAGTTAACtaggtggaactatctcgggactatgccacgtggtagcagttaactcggttgaactatctcaggactGTGCCACTTCGGTTGATCTGATTTGAGACTACACAAATAGTATAAGTAGTTTGGAAGAAAGTTTAGTATGTTCATATTACGATTAAGATTAAGATTTCTATCAGATGAAATCTTTGTTTGTGATATATGAATATTATATTTGCttaattaaatgtttttaaatgcgatgttatttttttataataccggTAGTaacgtatatctcactcagcttaagaTGACCCTGTTGCTGTTAAACATTTTCAAGTACCTAGAGTTTGACAGGCAAGGCTTCCTAACCTGTTTTCAGGAGTCTTTTTGTTGGGCATGTACAGTGCATAACCTCGGTTAGGAGCTGCAGTAGTTGTTTGTCAGTCGTAGCTTTTCCAGCATGATGTCATATGAGTTTATCTATGGTTGCTGTTTTGTTTATGATTTTTGTAGGCTATGTCAAGTGATGTATATATTCGGTACCACGGAGGTAGATACCCGTGAAGTGACCTAGATACACTAGTTTTGTGTATATGTTgtcgggctagtacgtacatggtacggaagtgaaatgcccTCATGTTTGTATCAATAAACTAgtgtatatttatttatacgTTTGCTTCCGTTGTATGATcattatatgtttgattatttgtcAATTGTTTGCGAAAACATtttagaggttttaggcttgctacgagtttcggagctaccattcccatttcctaacgccggtctcggctcaataattcgGGTCGTgataaagttggtatcagagcagttggtccagttaccactgctagtatACAATTTGAGTGCAGTTTGTCTGGGATACCACTGCCAGTCTCTAATTAATGTCTGTTTGACCCTAGGTACTGTTTCACTAGGTAACTAATAACAAGATAGATACAATCTCAAAAAGGAACTTAACCAGGTACCCTCAACTTCAAAACCGACACTGCCAAAGACGATAAATACCATAAAGCAGACAATGTCATGCTCACAAGAAGCCATCTCGGCCGACTGAGCAAGCACTAGCAACAAAGAAAGACTTGCTCGGTCAACCGAGTAGGACTTCCCCAAGTATGAAGACCATCTCGGCCGACCGAGCAGGATTCGCTCTGAATACAAGAACAAAGTCTGACAGAAGGTACTCTGCATTCCCAACATtttctgcacagacaaagagaacaaTATCATAAGTGTCGGTCAAACCAAAGAGAAAACATACCCAAGAcaaagacatagtataaaagaCTAAGAAAAAGTACGTAAAAAGGTTAatactctttttctctcaactcataGCTCTTTTCACTTCTCTCTTCTTTCTCCCACTAAAACAGTTACTGACTTGACCATCGGAGAAGCTTGCCGGAATCACCTTCCGGCATCCTTCTAACGATCGTATTGTGGTTTTCAGGTACATTCCTGAGGACATTCTGGACCCAATACTGCCCACGTGattcacaagttatcatttggcgccgtctgtggaaTCCAAAGTAAGAAAGTTTCCCCCTTTCTATCTCACCAGTGGTCCGTGAAAAATGAGTAGAGTAGAAGGCGATGATCCCCTTAGGTAAGAAACTAACACACAAGACGATACAACAAAGGTGGGCTCTATACCCCTGTATGCAGGGGTACCGGCGACAGTTTTTCCTATTCGGTAACGAAATGAGGCGGCAGTATCCACCTGGGCACAACATCCAGAGTTACTAGTCATTATCCCTGGGGAATTGCCCTTCTCAGGATCTATCCCGTCAACCTTATACATCACACCCACACCTCAGATGCGCCAAAATTTTTCCCTGCGACCCGACATTAGCGCCAGCCAATCTGATATTTACTCCGGTGATAACTTCAACCCCCTTATCAACACCTATAACCGAGAACCAACACCCCACTTCAGCGCAAGTTCAAGAATACATTGAGTTCCATGCTCAGCAGTTAGCATTTCTCCAGCAAGTTCAACAAGGCCATACTCGGCCTCCATCCCCAGCCACTTCCTGAGGAAATACCACCACCCTGCCATATGTGCCCCGGCACCTCCTTATCCCCCATAATTTTTCCAGGGACGACCCGTATTCAACTCACCCCGGAGAAAAACCAGCCAGAACAACAGATTCCCAAGAATGAACACGTAAATCAAACTGGCCACAAAACATCCGAAGAGGTTAGAAAGACGCCGAGGAGGGTAGAAACTGTGGAGAGTGTGCATAGCTCAGGTGCCGGATCTGTTCAAAGGAAAGACCTGGAACAATAAATAACCGAGAGAGTGCGAACCGAGATGAAGAAATTCAGGAGAAGAGAAACAAAGAAGACGAGCTATCTTAAGATCAAAAACCCATTAGCAGCAGAAATTTGAGATGAACCCTTCCCATTAAACTATAAGATGCCGACACTCGACCACAATAGTAGAAGCAGCGATCCGACAACCCACTTGAGTTGTTTCTAAGTAACCATGATGGTCCAAAGTCTATCCGAGACAGCCGTGTGCAAGATTTTCCCAACAACACTGAAAGGGCCAGTCGCGATCTGGTACCAAAGTCTGAAGGAAGGATCGATTCACAGTTTTGACGAGTTGGCGGAGGCCTTCCGAACTCACTTTGCACCGAGCATACAAAGGAAGAAAAAGTCTAGTGACCTCAAGTTGTGCTACAAGAAACCGGGTGAAAGCCTAAAAAAATTTGTTACCAGTTTTAACGAAGAGGCCATACTGGTAGAAGACCTGAACGATGACACATCCATTGACGCCATGAAGGACCACACCACCATGAATACATTCCGAGACAACTTAATCACAAACCCGGTGGAAATATATCCTCAACTTATGGATTAAGCATGGAATTTCATCAATCTAGACAAAGAACGTAAAAGAAAGGCTGCCAACTCGGTCGCATAGTCAAGCGCGCCAAGACCATCCTTTAGCCAAAACAACAGGTAGGATAGGTTCAAACCCAGGGAGCAGAGACCACCAGTGCCTAACCGAGTGGACTGCCATAGACCGGTCAAGATAGAAGATCAGGTTTGCATCCCTCTTAACACACTGAGATCGCATATCTTGATATAGATTCAAAATAACAATGAACTGGTACAATACCCACCGGAGTTGCAATACGAAGgggacataaaaaaatattgtcagTTTCACGATGGACATGGACATGTCACTGATGAGTGCGGAAGTCTGAAGAAAGAAGTCGACCAATTGGTGCAAGTTGGGCGCCTAAAAGACTTCTTAGCACAAAGTAAAAGATACAGTTCAGGAGGGAACAACCGAGGAGAACAAAGCAGTAAAAGAGAAGATGGGCCACCACCGAAGAGGCAAAATGTAGCAGAGGTAATCAACACGATAGAAGGGGGCATTGAAGACCCCGAGTACAAACATGGTCAGGGGAAAAGGCAAAAAATGGTAATGAACATAGCAGTAGCAACACCTTTACCCGAGGTTAG is a window of Mercurialis annua linkage group LG2, ddMerAnnu1.2, whole genome shotgun sequence DNA encoding:
- the LOC126668467 gene encoding uncharacterized protein LOC126668467, which codes for MMVQSLSETAVCKIFPTTLKGPVAIWYQSLKEGSIHSFDELAEAFRTHFAPSIQRKKKSSDLKLCYKKPGESLKKFVTSFNEEAILVEDLNDDTSIDAMKDHTTMNTFRDNLITNPVEIYPQLMD